ATAAGGGCTTGTGGCGTGTGGCTTGTCGCTTGTGGAAGAGACGCGCGTGGGAGCTGCGGCTTTTGCTTCGGCGTCTACACGCCACAGGCCACAAGCCACAGGCAATCCGCTACCCTCTGCCTATGACTTCTGGGACCCCCCGCCTCCAACCCGGTGAGCCTTTCCCCGACTTCGCCCTGCCTGGCGCCGAGGGGCAGACGCACCGCCTCTCCGACTACGCGGGCCGTTACGTGGTGCTGTACGCCTACCCCAAGGACGACACGCCGGGCTGCACCAAGGAAGCCTGCGACTTCCGCGACAGCGCCCTCCTGAAGTCGCACGGCGCGGTCATCCTCGGCGTGAGCCGCGACGATGCCGAGAGCCACCAGGCTTTTGCCGAAAAGTACAGCCTGCCCTTCCCGCTGTTGACCGACCCGGACGCGGACTTCCTGAAGAGCATCGGCGCCTACGGTCCCAAGAACCTGTACGGCAAGATTGTCGAGGGCGTCAAGCGGCAGACTTTCCTGATTGGCCCGGACGGGAGACTGGTCAAGAGCTGGCTGGCCGTATCCGTGGACGGCCATGCTGACGCCGTGGCCGCCGCCATCGACGCCGACCGGAAGACCCGCCCCAATGCCTGAAAACCCGATGCCTGAAAACACTGTGCCTGATCTGGAGGCGTTGAAAAAAGAAGCCGCGCTGCGGGCCGTCGCCCTGGTCCACAGCGGGATGCGCGTCGGCCTGGGCACCGGCAGCACGGCCAAGTATGCGATTGAGGCCATCGGGGAACGCTTGGCGTCCGGTGACCTGAAGGGCGTGGTGGGCGTGGCGACCAGTGACGCTTCGGAGGCGCTGGCCCGGCAAGTGGGTATCCCGGTGGAACCGCTCGACCCGCGCCCCCTCGACATCGCCATCGACGGGGCGGACGAGATCGATCCACGACTCAATCTGATCAAGGGTCTGGGTGGGGCGTTGCTGCGCGAGAAGCTGACCGAGGTGCAGGCGCGGCAACTCGTGATCATCGCGGATCAGACCAAGCTGGTCACGCGGCTGGGCGAGAAGGCTCCCCTGCCGGTCGAGATCGCCCGCTTCGGCTTTCTGTCCACCATCGAGCGGCTGCGGGAGATCGTGCCCCGCGGTCGGTTGCGGCAACCCGGCGCGCAGCCCTACGTCACCGACAACGGCAACTACATCTACGACGCGCGACTGCCAGAGAGCTTCGACGTGGCGGCGCTGGAACGGCAGATCAAGGGGACGCTGGGCGTGGTGGAGACGGGCTTCTTCCTCGGCATGGCGGACGTGGCGTTCGTGGCCGCGTCGGAAGGGGTGCGGGAACTCAGACCGTGAGCCGGAAGCTCAGGACTTACGCGAGACTCTGGATCGGAATATCGGGGAGTTGAGAAAACGTGGGGCTGGGATGCCCGGCCCGTTCACCCCCTCTCCTGCGGAGCTTTACAAGTCCCAGCCTCCCCCCTCCAGGGGGAAGAGAAGAAACAGCGTCCCACACGCTTTCTTCTTCCCAATCGCGTAAGCCCTGAGCTCACAGCCTCCGCAACTGCTCCGCCAGCACCTCCGGCTCCCGCGTCGGCAGGTCGCAGGCGCGGCCCACGCACACATAGGCGGTGCCGCCCCCCGGCCTTCCCTCCAGCACCGGCAGCCCTGCCCCGCGTTCGGCGGGGGCGATGGCCGCGAAGGGGAGGGGGAAGCGGGCCACCGTCCGCTCCAGCGGCGCGCGCTCCCTGGGCGTGCCGATGAGGGCCACCTCGACGTGGGGCGCTTCCAGAAACGCGGCGGCCTGCCACAGCCCCCCGAATCCGCCCGCTGCGGCCAGCATGTCGGCCTGATAGGTGCGGACGACGGAGCGGGCCAGCCGCTCGGCCTCCTCGTCGCCGTAATAGCGGCTGATCCACAGGCCCAGCAGCGAGGCGGCGGCATTGTCGCTGAGGACGGCGGAGTCGAAGCCCTGCGCCTGCCGGGTCAGCAGCGTCTCGGCCCGTCCGCCCGTAGATCGGAAGAGGCCCGCCTCCTCGTCCCAGAAGTCACGCCGGACGATCTCCCAGAGTTCGCGTGCCCACTCCAGATGGGCCAGATCGCCCCCCGCCTGGTACAGCGCCACCAGCCCCAGGCCGTAGAGCGCGTGGTCCTCCAGCAGCCCCTCCACCCGCGCCTCGCCGTCCTTGAAGGTGTGCCGCAGCGTGCCGCCTTCGAGACGGAGGTGGTCCCGCACAAAGTCCGCGTTGCGGCGGGCAAGGTCGAGGTACCGTTCCTCCCCCAGAATCCGCGCCGCGTCCGCGAAGGCGCCCAGCGCCAGCCCGTTCCACGAGGTCAGCACCTTGTCGTCGGTGCCGGGCTGCGGCCGCTGTTCGCGGGCGGCGAGCAGGCGGGCCCGCGCAGCGTCCAGTCTCGCCGTCAGCGTCTCTCCGTTCTCCCCCAGGTCACGCGCGAGGTCGGCGGGCGGCGTGAGGACGTGCAGCACGTTGCGCCGCCCCGCGTCCGGGCGGTGGGGGTCCTCGAAGTTGCCCTGCTCGGTCACGCCGTACACGCGCAGCACGAGGTCGGCGTCTGGCCCCTCGCCCAGCACCTCCCGCACCTCGTCCGGCGTCCACGTGAAGGTCAGGCCTTCCACCCCCTGCGTATCGGCGTCCTGCGCGCTGTAGAAGCCGCCCTGGGGGGCGAGCATCTCGCGTTCCAGATAGGCGAGCGTCTCGCGGGCCAGGCAGGTGAAGGTTTCATCTCCGGTGTACTGGTAGGCCCGCAGCAGCGTCCGCGTCAGTTGCGCGTTGTCGTACAGCATCTTCTCGAAGTGCGGCACCAGCCATCGTTCGTCCACGCTGTAGCGGTGAAAGCCGCCGCCGAGCTGGTCGTAGATGCCGCCCCGCCCCATCATCCGCAGGGTGTGGAGGGCCATGTCGCGCCCGTCCGGCTGCGTGAGCAGGAAGTCCAGGGTGGTCGGCGCGGGGAATTTGGGTGCGCGCCCGAAGCCGCCCAGGTCGGCGTCGTACACGCGGCGCAGGTTTTCCACGCCCCGGCGCAGGAAGCCCTCGGGAAGGTCGCCCGCCGCCCGCCGGGGACGGCTCGCCTCGCGGACGTGTTCGGTGAGGGCCTGCGCGTTGCCGGTCAGCTTGTCGCGGTCCTGTTCCCAGGCATGGGCCACGCTCGCCAGCAGGCGGCGGAAGCCCGGCATTCCGTAGCGGTCCTCGGGCGGAAAGTAGGTGCCCGCGTAGAATGGCTGGCCGTCCGGCGTCAGAAAGACCGTCATCGGCCAGCCGCCCTGCCCGGTCATCAGTTGCGTGGCGGTCATGTACACGCCGTCCACGTCCGGGCGTTCCTCGCGGTCCACCTTGATGTTCACGAAATGCTCGTTCATGAATGCGGCGGTCGCGGGGTCCTCGAAGCTCTCGTGCGCCATCACGTGACACCAGTGACAGGTCGAGTACCCGATGCTGAGCAGCACCGGCACGTCCCGCCGCCTCGCCTCCGCGAAG
The window above is part of the Deinococcus metallilatus genome. Proteins encoded here:
- a CDS encoding peroxiredoxin yields the protein MTSGTPRLQPGEPFPDFALPGAEGQTHRLSDYAGRYVVLYAYPKDDTPGCTKEACDFRDSALLKSHGAVILGVSRDDAESHQAFAEKYSLPFPLLTDPDADFLKSIGAYGPKNLYGKIVEGVKRQTFLIGPDGRLVKSWLAVSVDGHADAVAAAIDADRKTRPNA
- the rpiA gene encoding ribose 5-phosphate isomerase A; this encodes MPENTVPDLEALKKEAALRAVALVHSGMRVGLGTGSTAKYAIEAIGERLASGDLKGVVGVATSDASEALARQVGIPVEPLDPRPLDIAIDGADEIDPRLNLIKGLGGALLREKLTEVQARQLVIIADQTKLVTRLGEKAPLPVEIARFGFLSTIERLREIVPRGRLRQPGAQPYVTDNGNYIYDARLPESFDVAALERQIKGTLGVVETGFFLGMADVAFVAASEGVRELRP
- a CDS encoding thioredoxin domain-containing protein — encoded protein: MNRLAQETSPYLLQHAGNPVDWWPWGEAAFAEARRRDVPVLLSIGYSTCHWCHVMAHESFEDPATAAFMNEHFVNIKVDREERPDVDGVYMTATQLMTGQGGWPMTVFLTPDGQPFYAGTYFPPEDRYGMPGFRRLLASVAHAWEQDRDKLTGNAQALTEHVREASRPRRAAGDLPEGFLRRGVENLRRVYDADLGGFGRAPKFPAPTTLDFLLTQPDGRDMALHTLRMMGRGGIYDQLGGGFHRYSVDERWLVPHFEKMLYDNAQLTRTLLRAYQYTGDETFTCLARETLAYLEREMLAPQGGFYSAQDADTQGVEGLTFTWTPDEVREVLGEGPDADLVLRVYGVTEQGNFEDPHRPDAGRRNVLHVLTPPADLARDLGENGETLTARLDAARARLLAAREQRPQPGTDDKVLTSWNGLALGAFADAARILGEERYLDLARRNADFVRDHLRLEGGTLRHTFKDGEARVEGLLEDHALYGLGLVALYQAGGDLAHLEWARELWEIVRRDFWDEEAGLFRSTGGRAETLLTRQAQGFDSAVLSDNAAASLLGLWISRYYGDEEAERLARSVVRTYQADMLAAAGGFGGLWQAAAFLEAPHVEVALIGTPRERAPLERTVARFPLPFAAIAPAERGAGLPVLEGRPGGGTAYVCVGRACDLPTREPEVLAEQLRRL